A genomic stretch from Nocardia wallacei includes:
- a CDS encoding damage-control phosphatase ARMT1 family protein: MTDAPILAGVPGSFPYSVFHERHPKLIERVIDAHPYGQAEQTALRKLLAESVAGVIEPLRTDAADGPRWAEWGRDLWGRPWGEAEFLWAESYFYRRLLEAVGYFGPGVWRGIDPFGPTKAAELASPAVADELRALADLAGVPEEKKRDALLVSALWGNQADLGFQLVAGSGARDERLLVDDSPVLWATLAAATDPDVCLIADNAGRELLPDLILLDYLLTSGAAARATIYLKPRPYYVSDATTADLSAALRVLRASETAEARGVGERLWLAMNEGRLVPRTHEFFCAPLSFHELPEDLAVEFACASMTILKGDLNYRRLVGDRDRTPTASFADLTAYFPSPVTALRTLKSDVVAGLPADRVAALDATGRPWRTNGEHALVQAR; this comes from the coding sequence ATGACCGATGCGCCGATTCTCGCGGGAGTTCCGGGCTCGTTTCCCTACAGCGTGTTCCACGAGCGTCATCCGAAGCTGATCGAGCGGGTGATCGATGCGCACCCGTACGGGCAGGCCGAGCAGACGGCGCTGCGGAAACTGCTGGCCGAGAGCGTCGCGGGAGTGATCGAGCCGCTGCGGACCGATGCGGCCGACGGTCCGCGCTGGGCGGAGTGGGGCCGGGACCTGTGGGGCAGGCCGTGGGGCGAGGCCGAGTTCCTGTGGGCCGAGAGCTACTTCTACCGGCGGCTGCTCGAGGCGGTCGGATATTTCGGGCCCGGCGTGTGGCGCGGCATCGACCCGTTCGGGCCGACCAAAGCCGCCGAGCTGGCGAGCCCGGCCGTGGCCGACGAACTGCGCGCGCTCGCCGACCTGGCAGGCGTGCCGGAGGAGAAGAAGCGCGATGCCCTGCTGGTCTCCGCGCTCTGGGGCAACCAGGCCGACCTCGGTTTCCAGCTGGTCGCCGGTTCGGGCGCCCGGGACGAGCGGCTGCTGGTCGACGACAGTCCCGTGCTGTGGGCGACGCTGGCCGCCGCCACCGACCCCGACGTGTGCCTGATCGCCGACAATGCCGGGCGCGAACTCCTGCCCGATCTGATTCTCCTCGACTACCTGCTCACCAGCGGCGCGGCCGCCCGGGCGACGATCTACCTCAAACCGCGGCCGTACTATGTCTCCGACGCGACCACGGCCGATCTGTCGGCCGCGCTGCGCGTGCTGCGCGCAAGCGAGACGGCCGAGGCCCGCGGCGTGGGGGAGCGGCTGTGGCTGGCGATGAACGAGGGCCGCCTCGTGCCGCGCACCCACGAATTCTTCTGCGCCCCTTTGTCGTTCCACGAACTCCCCGAGGACCTGGCGGTCGAGTTCGCGTGCGCGTCGATGACCATCCTCAAGGGCGACCTGAACTACCGTCGCCTGGTCGGCGACCGCGACCGGACGCCGACGGCCTCCTTCGCCGACCTCACCGCCTACTTCCCGTCGCCGGTCACCGCGCTGCGAACCCTGAAGTCCGATGTCGTCGCCGGCCTGCCCGCCGACCGGGTGGCCGCCCTCGACGCCACCGGCCGCCCCTGGCGCACCAATGGCGAACATGCCCTCGTTCAAGCCCGCTGA
- the ctaD gene encoding cytochrome c oxidase subunit I codes for MTAVEPQPVPKLEATRPYPPRLGPKGSFIYKAVTTTDPKVLGVMYLVTATSFFMIGGVMALLMRGELARPGLQFLSPEQFNQLFTMHGTIMLLFYATAIVFGFANVVLPLQIGAPDVAFPRLNAFSYWLYLFGATMATAGFITPGGAADFGWTAYTPLSDIVHAPGVGADLWIMGLAVSGLGTILGGVNMLTTVVCLRCPGMTLFRMPIFTWNIAVTSVLVLLAFPILTAALMALAYDRHLGGHIYDPANGGALLYQHLFWYFGHPEVYIIALPFFGIVSEIFPVFSRKPIFGYTTLVYATLGIAALSIAVWAHHMYATGAVLLPFFSFMTFLIAVPTGVKFFNWIGTMWKGQLTFESPMLFSVGFLVTFLFGGLSGVILASPPLDFHVSDSYFVVAHFHYVLFGTIVFATFAGIYFWFPKMTGRMMDERLGKWHFWATMVGFHTTFLVQHWLGAEGMPRRYADYLPTDGFTMLNTISTIGAFILGASTLPFIWNVFKSYRYGEVVTVDDPWGYGSSLEWATTCPPPRHNFYELPRIRSERPAFELHYPHMIERMRAEAHVGWGSKSHHVEELDKVSS; via the coding sequence GTGACTGCTGTAGAGCCCCAGCCAGTCCCGAAGTTGGAAGCGACTCGGCCGTACCCACCACGTCTGGGGCCGAAGGGGTCGTTCATCTACAAGGCGGTCACCACCACCGACCCCAAGGTGCTCGGTGTGATGTACCTGGTGACGGCGACGTCGTTCTTCATGATCGGCGGCGTGATGGCGCTGCTGATGCGTGGTGAGCTGGCGCGTCCGGGCCTGCAGTTCCTGTCTCCCGAGCAGTTCAACCAGCTGTTCACCATGCACGGCACGATCATGCTGCTGTTCTACGCGACCGCGATCGTGTTCGGCTTCGCCAACGTCGTGCTGCCGCTGCAGATCGGCGCGCCCGATGTCGCGTTCCCGCGCCTGAACGCCTTCAGCTACTGGCTGTACCTGTTCGGCGCCACCATGGCCACCGCGGGCTTCATCACCCCGGGCGGCGCGGCCGATTTCGGCTGGACCGCCTACACCCCGCTGTCGGACATCGTGCACGCCCCGGGCGTAGGCGCCGACCTGTGGATCATGGGTCTGGCCGTGTCCGGTCTGGGCACCATCCTCGGTGGCGTCAACATGCTCACCACCGTGGTCTGCCTGCGCTGCCCCGGCATGACGCTGTTCCGGATGCCGATCTTCACCTGGAACATCGCGGTCACGAGTGTCCTGGTGCTGCTGGCCTTCCCCATTCTCACCGCGGCGCTGATGGCGCTGGCCTACGACCGGCACCTCGGCGGCCACATCTACGACCCGGCCAACGGCGGCGCGCTGCTCTACCAGCACCTGTTCTGGTACTTCGGCCACCCCGAGGTGTACATCATCGCATTGCCGTTCTTCGGCATCGTGTCCGAGATCTTCCCGGTGTTCAGCCGCAAGCCGATCTTCGGATACACCACGCTGGTCTACGCCACCCTGGGCATCGCCGCGCTGTCGATCGCGGTGTGGGCGCACCACATGTACGCGACCGGTGCGGTGCTGCTGCCGTTCTTCTCGTTCATGACGTTCCTGATCGCGGTACCGACGGGCGTGAAGTTCTTCAACTGGATCGGCACGATGTGGAAGGGGCAGTTGACCTTCGAGTCGCCGATGCTGTTCTCGGTCGGCTTCCTCGTCACCTTCCTGTTCGGTGGGCTGTCGGGCGTCATCCTGGCCAGCCCGCCGCTGGACTTCCACGTGTCCGACTCGTACTTCGTGGTCGCGCACTTCCACTACGTGCTCTTCGGCACCATCGTGTTCGCCACCTTCGCGGGCATCTACTTCTGGTTCCCGAAGATGACCGGCCGCATGATGGACGAGCGCCTGGGCAAGTGGCACTTCTGGGCGACCATGGTCGGCTTCCACACCACCTTCCTGGTGCAGCACTGGCTGGGTGCGGAGGGCATGCCGCGCCGCTACGCCGACTACCTGCCCACCGACGGGTTCACGATGCTGAACACCATCTCCACCATCGGCGCCTTCATCCTCGGCGCCTCGACGCTGCCGTTCATCTGGAACGTCTTCAAGAGCTACCGCTACGGTGAGGTCGTCACGGTGGACGATCCGTGGGGTTACGGCAGTTCGCTGGAGTGGGCCACCACCTGCCCGCCGCCACGGCACAATTTCTACGAGTTGCCGCGCATCCGGTCGGAGCGTCCGGCGTTCGAACTGCACTACCCGCACATGATCGAGCGAATGCGGGCCGAGGCCCACGTCGGCTGGGGCTCGAAGTCCCACCACGTCGAGGAACTCGACAAGGTTTCCAGCTAG
- a CDS encoding enoyl-CoA hydratase-related protein, with amino-acid sequence MAEYVTVDRAEAGIAVLRFARPPMNLIDVQSALELAEAADRIAGDAEVRAVLVYGDERVFSAGDELAELARLSAEQARAVVGDLQRALGCLARLPQPTVAAISGYALGAGLELALGADRRIIGDNVKLGLPQIHAGLIPVAGIRRLSLLIGPARAKDLVYTGRFVEAEEAAALGLADEVVAPDDVYTAALRWARRFTAGPARALAAAKRVFEAGTHGHDRARAEWSELFDTEDRSIGTRSYSASGPGSAEFVGR; translated from the coding sequence GTGGCCGAATACGTGACCGTGGACCGTGCCGAGGCGGGGATTGCCGTGCTGCGCTTCGCGCGGCCGCCGATGAACCTGATCGACGTGCAGTCGGCGCTGGAGCTGGCCGAGGCCGCCGATCGGATCGCGGGGGACGCCGAGGTGCGCGCGGTGCTCGTCTACGGAGACGAGCGCGTTTTCAGCGCGGGCGACGAACTCGCGGAACTGGCCCGGCTGTCCGCGGAGCAGGCTCGCGCGGTGGTCGGTGACCTGCAGCGGGCCCTCGGCTGCCTGGCCCGCCTGCCGCAGCCGACGGTCGCCGCGATCAGCGGGTACGCGCTCGGCGCCGGGCTGGAACTGGCCCTGGGCGCCGATCGCCGGATCATCGGCGACAACGTCAAGCTCGGCCTGCCACAGATTCACGCGGGCCTGATCCCCGTCGCCGGGATCCGGCGGCTGAGCCTGCTGATCGGACCGGCTCGCGCCAAGGACCTGGTGTACACCGGCCGTTTCGTCGAGGCCGAGGAGGCGGCGGCGCTCGGCTTGGCCGACGAGGTCGTCGCCCCCGACGACGTGTACACCGCCGCCCTGCGCTGGGCGCGCCGGTTCACCGCCGGCCCGGCCCGCGCGCTCGCCGCCGCCAAGCGGGTCTTCGAGGCCGGTACGCACGGCCACGATCGGGCTCGCGCCGAATGGTCGGAGCTGTTCGACACCGAGGACCGCAGCATAGGAACACGTTCCTATTCGGCGTCGGGTCCGGGTTCCGCCGAATTCGTGGGCCGCTGA
- a CDS encoding ABC transporter ATP-binding protein, which translates to MEPVPQPDPDLLIDFNEVTVRRSGHTLVGPVSWQVELDERWVVLGPNGAGKTSLLRMAAAEVHPTSGTATLLGEVIGRTDLTELRPRIGMSSAAVASRVPLDEKVCDLVVSAGYAVIGRWREEYADIDTDRAIDMLESLGAEHLSDRAYGTLSEGERKRVLIARALMTDPELLLLDEPAAGLDLGGREELVEKLGDLAADPDAPATVLVTHHVEEIPPGFTHALLLNEGSVVAQGLLEEVVTAENLSEAFRQSITLDRIDGRYFARRSHRFGRHRHRRG; encoded by the coding sequence ATGGAGCCCGTGCCGCAACCGGATCCCGATCTGCTCATCGACTTCAACGAGGTGACTGTCCGGCGCTCGGGTCACACCCTGGTGGGTCCCGTCAGCTGGCAGGTGGAACTAGACGAACGCTGGGTCGTGCTCGGCCCCAACGGCGCCGGCAAGACCTCACTGCTGCGAATGGCGGCCGCCGAGGTGCATCCGACGTCGGGCACGGCCACTCTGCTCGGCGAGGTGATCGGCCGGACCGACCTCACCGAGCTGCGCCCGCGCATCGGGATGTCCTCCGCGGCCGTCGCCAGCCGGGTCCCGCTGGACGAGAAGGTCTGTGACCTGGTCGTTTCCGCCGGGTACGCCGTGATCGGGCGCTGGCGCGAGGAATACGCCGACATCGACACCGACCGCGCCATCGACATGCTGGAAAGCCTGGGCGCCGAACATCTTTCCGATCGCGCCTACGGCACCCTGTCGGAGGGCGAGCGCAAACGCGTGCTGATCGCGCGCGCCCTGATGACCGATCCGGAACTGCTGCTGCTCGACGAACCGGCCGCGGGCCTCGACCTGGGTGGCCGCGAGGAACTGGTCGAGAAGCTCGGCGATCTCGCGGCCGACCCCGACGCCCCGGCGACGGTGCTCGTCACCCATCACGTCGAGGAGATCCCGCCGGGCTTCACCCACGCGCTGCTGCTGAACGAGGGCAGCGTGGTGGCGCAGGGACTGCTCGAGGAGGTGGTGACCGCGGAGAACCTCAGCGAGGCGTTCCGCCAGTCGATCACCCTCGATCGCATCGACGGCCGGTACTTCGCTCGCCGCTCGCACCGCTTCGGCCGCCACCGTCACCGCCGCGGCTGA
- a CDS encoding protease inhibitor I42 family protein, which produces MPLLVLVSGLVLVACGDENSGRVAANSATPQPFSSAVRPSLDRTTQSVAPGRPLTVTGDSDGKEISLAPGRRLEVSLAANPSTGYQWELDALDPAVLEQTGDPEYRSAPGAETAVGVGGASIWHFVAVAPGRTRLRLGYARPWEPGIEPAQRFTLEVTVGN; this is translated from the coding sequence ATGCCTCTGCTGGTATTGGTGTCGGGCCTCGTGCTGGTCGCGTGCGGGGACGAGAATTCGGGGCGAGTGGCGGCGAATTCCGCTACGCCGCAACCGTTTTCGTCGGCGGTCCGGCCCTCGCTCGACCGGACCACGCAATCCGTCGCGCCCGGCAGGCCGCTGACCGTCACCGGTGACTCCGACGGCAAGGAGATATCGCTGGCGCCCGGCCGACGGCTCGAGGTGTCGCTCGCGGCCAACCCGAGCACCGGCTACCAGTGGGAGCTGGACGCCCTCGATCCGGCAGTCCTCGAGCAGACCGGTGACCCGGAATACCGGTCCGCCCCCGGCGCGGAAACCGCCGTCGGTGTGGGCGGCGCCTCGATCTGGCACTTCGTCGCCGTAGCCCCCGGCAGGACCCGACTGCGCCTCGGCTACGCACGCCCCTGGGAGCCGGGAATCGAACCGGCACAACGCTTCACACTCGAGGTGACCGTCGGCAACTGA
- the serB gene encoding phosphoserine phosphatase SerB, with protein MVGQAASSGPDAGTAATTVLITVTGPDKPGVTSVLLTALARNAVSLLDVEQVVIRGRLTLGVLVSCPRDPEDLQDQLEEAMATVGMQVDIEIGANSVSGARLSTHAVVVLGSPVTARAFSVIARKLAEQNVNIDSIRGIADYPVTGLELMVTAPTDPAAETAMRTVLSVVAAKENVDVAVERAGLARRAKRLIVFDVDSTLIQGEVIEMLAAHAGVEDEVRKVTEAAMRGEIDFAESLRQRVATLAGLDESVIDEVAEVIELTPGARTTIRTLRRLGFRCGVVSGGFRQVIEPLAHDLELDFVQANTLEVVGGKLTGKVIGEIVDRPAKAVALRRFAAEAGVPMEQTVAVGDGANDIDMLNAAGLGIAFNAKPALREVADAALSHPYLDAVLFILGVTRDEVEAADARDGLLRRVPLT; from the coding sequence GTGGTCGGGCAAGCTGCCTCCTCCGGGCCTGACGCGGGTACCGCGGCGACGACCGTGCTGATCACCGTCACAGGCCCCGACAAGCCGGGCGTGACCTCGGTACTGCTGACCGCGCTGGCGCGCAACGCCGTGAGCCTGCTCGACGTCGAACAGGTCGTGATCCGCGGGCGACTCACCCTCGGCGTGCTGGTGAGTTGCCCCCGCGACCCGGAGGATCTGCAAGACCAGCTCGAGGAGGCCATGGCCACGGTCGGCATGCAGGTCGACATCGAGATCGGCGCGAACTCGGTGAGCGGCGCCCGGCTCTCGACCCATGCGGTGGTGGTGCTCGGCAGTCCCGTGACGGCGCGGGCGTTCAGCGTGATCGCGCGCAAGCTGGCCGAGCAGAACGTCAATATCGACTCGATTCGCGGCATCGCGGACTATCCGGTGACCGGCCTGGAACTGATGGTGACCGCGCCGACCGACCCGGCGGCGGAAACCGCGATGCGCACCGTGCTGTCGGTGGTGGCGGCGAAGGAGAACGTCGACGTCGCCGTCGAACGCGCGGGCCTGGCACGACGGGCCAAGCGGCTCATCGTGTTCGACGTCGACTCCACCCTCATCCAGGGCGAGGTGATCGAGATGCTGGCCGCGCACGCCGGCGTCGAGGACGAGGTCCGCAAGGTCACCGAGGCGGCGATGCGCGGCGAGATCGACTTCGCGGAATCGCTGCGGCAGCGGGTCGCGACGCTGGCGGGACTGGACGAGTCGGTCATCGACGAGGTCGCCGAGGTCATCGAGCTGACGCCCGGCGCCCGCACCACGATTCGCACGCTGCGGCGGCTCGGCTTCCGCTGCGGTGTGGTGTCCGGGGGCTTCCGGCAGGTGATCGAGCCGCTGGCGCACGACCTGGAACTGGACTTCGTGCAGGCCAATACGCTCGAGGTGGTCGGCGGCAAGCTGACCGGCAAGGTGATCGGCGAGATCGTGGACAGGCCCGCGAAGGCCGTGGCGTTGCGCCGTTTCGCCGCCGAGGCCGGGGTGCCGATGGAACAGACCGTCGCGGTCGGCGACGGCGCCAACGACATCGACATGCTCAACGCGGCCGGGCTGGGCATCGCGTTCAACGCCAAGCCCGCGCTGCGCGAGGTCGCCGACGCCGCGCTCTCGCACCCGTATCTGGACGCGGTGCTGTTCATTCTCGGCGTCACCCGCGACGAGGTGGAAGCCGCCGACGCCCGCGACGGACTGCTGCGCCGGGTGCCGTTGACCTGA
- a CDS encoding NUDIX hydrolase: protein MLVRDGASGPEVFMQRRVQAMAFAAGMTVFPGGGVDPSDAQAEIAWAGPDPVWWGRRFGTDAARAQALVCAAVRETFEECGVLLAGPTADTVVSDTAVHREARGRLERRDLSLGTFLAEANLVLRADLLRPWANWITPVVEERRYDTRFFVAVLPTGQRADGATSEAHEVAWRTPAESLRRWRAGDDVLLPPTWSQLVALGEFGSTADILAADPIIEPIQPVLGTLDGRPRLQFPDNDRYFADLPDPSRLQGSKRPS, encoded by the coding sequence ATGCTGGTGCGCGACGGCGCGTCCGGCCCCGAGGTGTTCATGCAGCGACGGGTGCAGGCGATGGCGTTCGCCGCGGGCATGACGGTCTTTCCCGGCGGCGGCGTCGACCCCTCCGACGCCCAGGCCGAAATCGCCTGGGCCGGGCCCGATCCGGTGTGGTGGGGCCGGCGGTTCGGCACCGACGCGGCCCGGGCCCAGGCACTGGTGTGCGCGGCGGTCCGCGAGACGTTCGAGGAGTGCGGGGTGCTGCTGGCCGGGCCGACCGCCGACACCGTCGTCTCCGACACCGCCGTCCACCGCGAGGCGCGCGGGCGGCTGGAACGCCGGGACCTGTCGCTGGGGACCTTCCTCGCCGAGGCGAACCTGGTGCTGCGCGCGGATCTGCTGCGCCCCTGGGCCAACTGGATCACGCCGGTCGTCGAGGAACGCCGCTACGACACCCGGTTCTTCGTCGCGGTGCTGCCCACCGGCCAGCGGGCCGACGGTGCGACGTCGGAGGCGCACGAGGTCGCCTGGCGCACACCCGCCGAATCCCTGCGGCGCTGGCGCGCGGGCGACGACGTGCTGCTCCCCCCGACCTGGTCACAGCTGGTGGCACTCGGCGAATTCGGCTCCACCGCGGACATTCTCGCCGCCGACCCGATCATCGAGCCGATCCAGCCCGTGCTGGGCACGCTCGACGGCAGACCGAGACTGCAATTCCCCGACAACGACCGCTATTTCGCCGACCTGCCCGACCCCTCCCGCCTGCAAGGCTCGAAGCGTCCGAGCTGA
- a CDS encoding ABC transporter substrate-binding protein: MPVSEVDSARNTIARNHRHARRLRAGSLAAIAAVTLLTGCAQGSHDDASIVRTTTNIAGAAVVGIERDTRTACALPSAPDRTSGTRNVTQPAGTTQVPADPQRIVVLDTAALDAVCALGLWERVVGAVTVAGPTPRPAYMGTGIQKIPSVGGVGAPDVAAITALRPDLIIGAAGGGDVDALRQVAPTVTAGAGSWQAVFSAYADALGRSNAGAKVLEDYLTAARETGAAIGANLSQASVIRFTADDIQVQGDDTFAAGVLADAGVQRPTAQRGASFTVGALDEPDERNKLEGDIIYLMFDGPDGESHGKQVMDGKYWEKLGAVVDRREFAVEDPIWHGTGVTAARAILTDLQKTLNGYVTD; the protein is encoded by the coding sequence ATGCCGGTGAGCGAGGTCGACTCCGCCCGAAACACCATTGCCCGCAACCACCGCCACGCTCGGCGTTTGCGCGCGGGTAGCTTGGCGGCGATCGCCGCGGTGACGCTGCTGACGGGCTGCGCCCAGGGGTCCCACGACGACGCCAGCATCGTGCGCACCACCACCAATATCGCCGGGGCCGCCGTGGTCGGCATCGAACGCGACACCCGCACCGCCTGCGCGCTGCCGTCCGCGCCCGACCGGACCTCCGGCACCCGTAACGTGACCCAACCGGCGGGTACCACCCAGGTACCCGCGGATCCGCAGCGCATCGTCGTCCTCGACACCGCGGCGCTGGATGCCGTGTGCGCGCTCGGACTGTGGGAGCGGGTGGTCGGCGCGGTGACGGTGGCCGGTCCGACGCCGCGACCCGCCTACATGGGCACCGGCATCCAGAAGATCCCGAGCGTCGGCGGCGTCGGCGCACCCGACGTCGCGGCGATCACGGCGCTGCGCCCCGACCTGATCATCGGCGCGGCGGGCGGCGGCGACGTCGACGCGCTGCGCCAGGTCGCCCCGACCGTCACCGCCGGTGCGGGCAGCTGGCAGGCGGTCTTCAGCGCCTACGCCGACGCCCTCGGCCGCAGCAACGCCGGAGCGAAGGTACTCGAGGACTACCTGACCGCCGCCCGCGAGACCGGCGCGGCGATCGGAGCGAACCTCTCGCAGGCCTCGGTCATCCGATTCACCGCCGACGACATCCAGGTGCAGGGCGACGACACCTTCGCCGCCGGAGTGCTCGCCGACGCGGGTGTGCAGCGGCCGACCGCACAGCGCGGCGCGTCGTTCACCGTCGGCGCCCTCGACGAACCGGACGAGCGCAACAAGCTCGAGGGCGACATAATCTATCTGATGTTCGACGGCCCCGACGGCGAGAGCCACGGCAAGCAGGTAATGGACGGCAAGTACTGGGAGAAGCTGGGCGCCGTCGTCGACCGCCGCGAATTCGCCGTCGAGGACCCGATCTGGCACGGCACCGGCGTCACCGCGGCCCGCGCGATCCTGACCGACCTGCAGAAGACGCTCAACGGGTACGTCACCGACTGA
- a CDS encoding peptidyl-tRNA hydrolase, giving the protein MTDSIDAVTRGLDAGFLARHAELAQGYGGGDPDDPAMVQAMQMVLHVPKVGPPARSSLLAAAATAVVRLCLDPRVGPDGEWSDRYLAWKRSRIRKVARRARGAQWLAAGEVDGVTVDIGGAQARALVPGPVGAVDPRIRKLQIGGTDLEPDEPGPPAPELPVLWVNSELGMTVGKAAAQVGHASMLLAGALPVERAYAWSLRGFECSVRDADPRQWSALCDRVRRGAATAVRDAGFTEVAPGSTTVIAVPPG; this is encoded by the coding sequence ATGACCGATTCGATCGATGCCGTGACGCGCGGGCTGGACGCGGGATTCCTCGCGCGGCACGCGGAATTGGCGCAGGGTTACGGCGGCGGCGACCCGGACGACCCCGCCATGGTCCAGGCGATGCAGATGGTGCTGCACGTCCCCAAGGTCGGCCCACCGGCGCGCAGCTCCCTGCTCGCCGCCGCCGCCACGGCGGTGGTGCGGCTGTGCCTGGATCCGCGGGTGGGCCCGGACGGGGAATGGTCGGACCGATACCTGGCCTGGAAGCGTTCCCGCATCCGCAAGGTGGCACGGCGGGCCCGGGGCGCCCAGTGGCTGGCGGCGGGCGAGGTCGACGGCGTGACAGTCGACATCGGCGGGGCACAGGCGCGCGCCCTGGTGCCCGGTCCGGTCGGTGCCGTCGACCCGCGCATCCGGAAACTCCAGATCGGCGGCACCGACCTCGAGCCCGACGAACCCGGCCCGCCCGCTCCGGAACTCCCGGTGCTCTGGGTGAACTCGGAGCTGGGCATGACCGTGGGCAAGGCCGCCGCACAGGTCGGGCACGCGAGCATGCTGCTGGCCGGGGCGCTGCCGGTGGAGCGGGCGTACGCGTGGTCACTGCGCGGCTTCGAATGCTCGGTCCGCGACGCGGACCCGCGGCAGTGGTCGGCGTTGTGCGACCGGGTCCGCCGCGGTGCGGCGACCGCGGTCCGCGACGCCGGTTTCACCGAGGTCGCGCCTGGTTCGACGACGGTGATCGCCGTTCCGCCCGGGTAG
- a CDS encoding class I SAM-dependent methyltransferase — MTARPDDPAPNPHATEAEVQAALADNKLAQVLYHDWEAETYDDKWSISYDERCIEYARGRFDAVAPNAPLPYERALELGCGTGFFLLNLMQAGVAKRGSVTDLSPGMVKVALRNAEHLGLEVDGRVADAETIPYEDDTFDLVVGHAVLHHIPDVELALKECLRVLKPGGRFVFAGEPTTVGNLYARKLGQVTWKVTTEVTKLPFLREWRRPQEELDESSRAAALEAVVDLHTFDPSQLEGIARAAGATQVHAETEEFAAALWGWPVRTFEAAVPAEKLSWRYRLAQYRAWLGLSWVDERVLKHIVPRRFFYNAMITGVKPLAAGK, encoded by the coding sequence ATGACCGCACGTCCTGACGACCCCGCGCCGAACCCGCACGCCACCGAGGCGGAGGTCCAGGCGGCGCTTGCCGACAACAAGCTGGCCCAGGTGCTTTACCACGACTGGGAAGCGGAGACCTACGACGACAAGTGGTCGATCTCCTACGACGAGCGTTGCATCGAGTACGCCCGGGGCCGTTTCGACGCCGTCGCGCCGAATGCGCCGCTGCCGTACGAACGGGCTCTGGAACTCGGCTGCGGTACCGGCTTCTTCCTGCTGAACCTGATGCAGGCCGGGGTCGCGAAACGCGGCTCGGTCACCGACCTGTCCCCGGGCATGGTCAAGGTGGCGCTGCGCAATGCCGAGCACCTCGGCCTGGAGGTGGACGGCCGGGTCGCCGACGCGGAGACCATCCCGTACGAGGACGACACCTTCGACCTCGTCGTCGGGCACGCCGTGCTGCACCACATTCCCGACGTGGAACTGGCTCTGAAGGAATGCCTGCGGGTGCTCAAGCCGGGCGGGCGGTTCGTCTTCGCGGGCGAGCCGACCACGGTGGGCAACCTGTACGCCCGCAAGCTGGGTCAGGTCACCTGGAAGGTCACCACCGAGGTCACCAAGCTGCCGTTCCTGCGGGAGTGGCGGCGTCCGCAGGAGGAACTCGACGAGTCCTCGCGCGCGGCCGCGCTGGAGGCCGTGGTCGACCTGCACACCTTCGATCCGTCCCAGCTGGAGGGCATCGCCCGCGCGGCCGGCGCGACCCAGGTGCACGCCGAGACCGAGGAGTTCGCCGCCGCCCTGTGGGGCTGGCCCGTGCGCACCTTCGAGGCCGCCGTCCCCGCCGAGAAGCTCAGCTGGCGCTACCGCCTCGCCCAGTACCGCGCCTGGCTGGGCCTGAGCTGGGTGGACGAGCGCGTCCTCAAGCACATCGTCCCCCGCCGCTTCTTCTACAACGCCATGATCACCGGCGTGAAGCCCCTGGCCGCCGGAAAGTAG